CCACGAACGTCTTGCCCAGGTAGCGCTGGACGAAGGAGACGGCGTCCCCGCTCGCGCGGCAGCCGTGGCAGAAGTAGAAGCGCTTCTCCGGCACGACATAGAAGGAGGGCGTCTTCTCCTGGTGGAATGGACAGCGGCCCTTGAACTCGCGCCCGGCCTTCTTGAGCTCCACGTGGCGCGAGATCAGGCTGACCAGATCCACCCGATCCAGGATTTCTTCGATCTTGTGCTCAGGGATCACGTGGCCCGACCCTCGGCTGGGAGAGTGCCGGAGAGCTTGCCCCACGGCTCCGACGTCCAGGGTTGAGACGTCCAGGGTGGCTTCCCCGGCCCCATGACTCCCCTGAATCTAGTCCTCTGGCGGCTGTAGGGAAGCGGGGGAGGCAGCCTCGCTGGCGTGGCGTCTGGCTGTGCGGCTCCAGCGAGGTAGGCACGGGTGGGGCTCCTCCTACCGGATCAGCGCCGCCCGGAGGGGCGGACGCGACTGGCGGGCTGGGAGTAGCCCTTAACGTTGGATCGACGGCAGGGCAAGCTCCCGACCCGAAGCGCGGGTCGGAAGCCTGGCTTCCCGAAGGATCAGGACAGCTTGGCCAGCTGCGCTTTGACTTCCTCGGAGATGGCGCGGCCCTCGGCGCGGCCCTGCACCTTGGGCTGCACGGCCTTCATGACGGCGCCCATGTCCTTGGGGCCCTTGGCGCCCACGGCGGCGATGGCGGCCTGGACTTCGGCGCGCAGCTCGTCGGCGGAGAGCTGCTGGGGCAGGTACTTCTGGAGGATGGAGATCTCCGCCTCCTCCTTCTGGGCCAGATCATCGCGGCCGCCGGACTTGTACTGATCCACGGAGTCGCGGCGCTGCTTGATCAGACCGGCGATGACCTTCTCGATGCCGGCGTCATCCAGGGCGGAGGCCCCCGGCTCCACTTCCTTGTACTTGATGGCGCTCTTGAGCATCCGGATGACGCTCGTGGACAGCTCGTTCTTGGACCTCATCGCGTCCTTGAGGTCCGCGTCGAGGCGCTCTTTGAGGGTGGGCATGGCAATGACTCCGACCTGTGAGGGGGAGGGGACGACGACGGTCGCGAGCCAGGGCAGCTGACTTGGAGGCAGCGCCCCGGCTCACTCAGGGCGCTAGAACGACTTGCGCGCCTTCTTCACCGCGCGCTTCTTGGCGGCGAGGGCCTTCTTCTTGCGCTTCACGGAAGGCTTCTCGTAGTGCTCGCGCTTGCGGATCTCGGAGAGGATTCCCGCCTTCTCGGTGGCCTTCTTGAACCGCTTGAGGGCGCTCTCGATGGACTCACCCTCCTTGACTCGAATACCGGGCAATGCAGTCACCTCCTTCCGCTTTGCGTCAAAAGTCGTGAAAAGGCAGCGGATATGGCGCAGCGGCGGGGAAAACGCAAGAACGGCCGCCAGAACGTGTGTGCGTCTTCGGCTAGAGTAGCGCCCCCGTGACGCCCGCTCTGCTCCTGCTCATGGTGCTCTCGGCTGATCCTCGTGGCGGCGCGGGGACCACCGACTGTTGGAAGGCCTGCCAGCGGCACGTGCAGGAGGCGCCCCTGAGGGCCAAGCTCTGTCGGCTGTGCATCATCCAGGGCGGCACCACGGAGTGGGTGCTGAAGCTCGGAGAGGTGAAGCCGGTGCCGCAGAGCTCGCTGCGCTCGGCGCTCACGGACGAGGACTGGCGCATCCGCTGGGCCGCCGTGCGCGCCAGTGCCAAGGCGCGCGGAGTGCCCGAGCCCCGCGCCCTGGCCGAGTGGGTGACGGAGACCCAGGCCAGGGCCGACCTGGCCGCCTGCCTCACCGCCGCCCGAGCCGCCGCCGAGGCGGGGAGCACCCCCTCTGCCTTCCTGCAGGGGGCCGGGGACAAGGGCGCCGCGGCCGCCTCCCGCGTCCAGGCCAGGAAGGACGCCATCCGCACGGCGCTGGAGGTGGAGCTGTACGCCGAGGATGTGGGGACGCGGCTGCGGGCCTTGTCGCACCTGGCCACCTTCCTCAAGGCGCCCGCCGCGCGGGTGGTGCTCGACGCCATGGAGGGGCGCCCGGAGTCCGCCGACAAGGCCGTGGCGGGAGCCCTGCTCGCCTACGCCGAGCGCAATGAGCTCTCCGTGGGGAAGATGCTCGTCGACGCGGCCCAGCCGCCGGATCAGGCGCGCGTCAACCGCCTCTTCGCCCTCTACTCCGAGGAGCTGCAGGCCCTGCAGCAGGAGCTGGCCTCCAGCGACGCGACGCTGCGGGCTGGCGCGGTGCGCAAGCTGCGCCTCTACGGCCCGCTGGCCCAGCGTGAGCTGGAGCGCGCCCTCCAGGACGCGGACACACATGTGCGACAGGCCGCCGCGCGCGGGCTCGCCCAGGCCGAGGGGCTCACGCTGCTCCAGGCCGCCGGCAAGCGGCTGCAGACGGGGGCGGAGCTCGCCATCCAGCGGCCCTGGCTGGAGGCCCTGGCCCACGAGAAGACCTGCCAGGCGGCGCTGCTGACGTTGGCGGAGGACCCGAGGCAGCCCGTCGCCGTCCGAGGCGAGGCGCTCGGCCAGCTCTCCGAGTGCGACGGGAACCCCCAGGAGCGGGCCCAGCGCGTGGCGCCGTTCCTGAAGGAGGCCCAGCCCCCGCTGCGGGCCGGGGCCCTGCGCGCGCTCTCGGGGCCCTGGTCGGGCGAGGTCGGCGAGGTGCTCACGCCCGCCCTGGGTGATCCGGCTCCCGAGGTCGTCGTCGCGGCGGTGGACACCGCGGTCTTCAAGCGGAAGACGGGCATGGCGGATGACATCGCGGCGCTGCTCGGCTCGGAGCATGCCGAGGTGCGTCAGGCCTCGGCCCGGGCGCTCGAGCGGCTCGGCAAGGACCGCCACGTCAAGGCGCTCACCGAGGCGCTCCGCAAGGACACCGTGGCCGCCGTCCGCGTCTCCGCGGCGCAGGCGCTGGGGCAGCTCGGAGGCCCGTTCGCCGTCTCCGCGCTGAGCGAGGCGGCCGCGAAGGATCCGGACACCCACGTGCAGCACGTGTCGCGCGAGGCGCTCAAGCGCCTGGGGTTCTCCAACCGCTGAGGTGCTCCGGGGACGGGCTCAGGGACCGCTGACGGCCTTGGCGTCCACCCGGTTCCGGCCCGCGCGCTTGGCGCGGTAGAGGTACTTGTCCGCCGCGGCCAGCAGGTCCTCCGGCTGGGCGAAGTCCGAGTCCAGCAGCGTCGCCACGCCCAGGCTGATCGTCACCTTGATGGGCGTGCCGCTGAAGATGAAGTCGCTGCGGTCCACCGCCTGCCGGCACCGCTCGGCGCACGCGTGCGCCTGCTCCTCGGCGGACTCGCGCAGCATCAGCGCGAACTCCTCGCCGCCGTAGCGCGCCAGCAGATCCTCGGTGCGCACCGTGTCGCTCACCCGCTGGGCGATGCGCGTCAGCACGTAGTCACCGGCCGGGTGCCCGTAGACGTCGTTGATCTTCTTGAAGTGGTCCACGTCGAACATCACCAGCGACAGCGGCACCCGGTGACGCAGGCAGTAGGCGAACTCCTTGCGCAGCGTCTCCATGAAGTACTTCTTGTTGTAGAGCCGCGTGAGGCCGTCGCGCGTGGCCGACTCGTAGATGCTGCGCTGGTACTGCTCCTCGAGCTGGTCCTGGATGGAGAACTTGAGGACCGTGTTCGAGCCGATCTGGATCTTGTCGCCGTCGTACAGGGGCGCGGTGTTGACCCGCAGGCCATTGAGGTACGTGCCGTTGGTGCTCCCCAGGTCCACCAGCTGGAAGCGCCCGTCTCCCAGGGCCACCACCTTGGCGTGCTTGCGCGAGATGCCGTCGTCCTCGACCTGGAACTGGGCCTCCGAGCTGCGGCCCAGCACCGTCTCCGAGCGATCGAGCTTGAACATCCGTCCGATGCCCGCCGCGGACTTGGCGCTGATCACGATCAGATAGGCGCTCTGCTGCTGAGCGTTGCTCAGCAGGTCCGCGATCGAATGGACGTTTGTCTTCTCCTCGGACATCTCCCCCCCATCTTAAGGGCCGGTATTTCGTGGCGGCAAGCACACACACCGCCTATGTGGCACAGGAGGCGCCTTTCACGGGGTGTGGGGCTTGCGCCTGCGCCTCCGGGGCTCGGCGGCAGGGGAGGGGGGGCGCCCCACCGTGAGCTCTCCCGCCACGGACGTCTGGATGAAGCGGCGCACTGCCTCCAGGGAGGTATGGGAGCCCAGGGCCTGCATCAGCTTCACCAGCGCCGCCGAGGGCGTCATGTCCCCCCCGCCAATGGCCCCCTCCTCCAGGGCCGCCACGCCGGACTCATATAAGGAGAGGTCCACGCCGTTGCGGTAGGCCTGGCTCACCACCACCACGGGGATGCCTCGCTCCCGGGCCTGGGCGAACAGGGGGCGCAGCGAGCGGCCGAGCGAGGGATCGATCGGGAAGTTACCCGCCCCGTACGCCTCCAGCACCAGGCCCCGCAGGTGCGGCAACAGCGCCAGGGGCAGCGCCGGGTCCAGCCCCGGGTACACCTTGAGGAGGAAGACGCGCGGATCCAACCGCTCGAAGAGGCGGAAGGCGCCCTTGGGGCGCAGGCCCGGCTCGAAGGTGGCGTCCACTCCCAGGGTGCCCAGGACGGGGAAGTTGGGGCTCTCGAAGGCGTCGTACTCGGCCACCTTCACCTTGCGGGTGCGGTTGCCCCGGTAGAGGTGGGAGTCGAAGCAGATCGTCACCTCGCGCGGGCCGTTGAGCGCCGAGAGCACCGAGTCGATGAGGTTGAGCCGCGCGTCGGTGCGGATCTCCCCCAGCGGACGCTGGGAGCCGGTGAGCACCACCGGACGAGGCAGTCCTCGGAGCATGAAGGAGAGCGCACTGGCGGTGTAGGCGAGCGTGTCCGTCCCGTGCGTCACCACC
This DNA window, taken from Hyalangium gracile, encodes the following:
- a CDS encoding GatB/YqeY domain-containing protein, with the translated sequence MPTLKERLDADLKDAMRSKNELSTSVIRMLKSAIKYKEVEPGASALDDAGIEKVIAGLIKQRRDSVDQYKSGGRDDLAQKEEAEISILQKYLPQQLSADELRAEVQAAIAAVGAKGPKDMGAVMKAVQPKVQGRAEGRAISEEVKAQLAKLS
- the rpsU gene encoding 30S ribosomal protein S21 — protein: MPGIRVKEGESIESALKRFKKATEKAGILSEIRKREHYEKPSVKRKKKALAAKKRAVKKARKSF
- a CDS encoding HEAT repeat domain-containing protein; amino-acid sequence: MTPALLLLMVLSADPRGGAGTTDCWKACQRHVQEAPLRAKLCRLCIIQGGTTEWVLKLGEVKPVPQSSLRSALTDEDWRIRWAAVRASAKARGVPEPRALAEWVTETQARADLAACLTAARAAAEAGSTPSAFLQGAGDKGAAAASRVQARKDAIRTALEVELYAEDVGTRLRALSHLATFLKAPAARVVLDAMEGRPESADKAVAGALLAYAERNELSVGKMLVDAAQPPDQARVNRLFALYSEELQALQQELASSDATLRAGAVRKLRLYGPLAQRELERALQDADTHVRQAAARGLAQAEGLTLLQAAGKRLQTGAELAIQRPWLEALAHEKTCQAALLTLAEDPRQPVAVRGEALGQLSECDGNPQERAQRVAPFLKEAQPPLRAGALRALSGPWSGEVGEVLTPALGDPAPEVVVAAVDTAVFKRKTGMADDIAALLGSEHAEVRQASARALERLGKDRHVKALTEALRKDTVAAVRVSAAQALGQLGGPFAVSALSEAAAKDPDTHVQHVSREALKRLGFSNR
- a CDS encoding GGDEF domain-containing protein, yielding MSEEKTNVHSIADLLSNAQQQSAYLIVISAKSAAGIGRMFKLDRSETVLGRSSEAQFQVEDDGISRKHAKVVALGDGRFQLVDLGSTNGTYLNGLRVNTAPLYDGDKIQIGSNTVLKFSIQDQLEEQYQRSIYESATRDGLTRLYNKKYFMETLRKEFAYCLRHRVPLSLVMFDVDHFKKINDVYGHPAGDYVLTRIAQRVSDTVRTEDLLARYGGEEFALMLRESAEEQAHACAERCRQAVDRSDFIFSGTPIKVTISLGVATLLDSDFAQPEDLLAAADKYLYRAKRAGRNRVDAKAVSGP
- a CDS encoding asparaginase — its product is MPKVLLLHTGGTLGMAGGRPSALRPSAFFRTLKARVPELFELADIELELFSNLDSSEMQPELWSGMAAHLHRRLPDFDGAVVTHGTDTLAYTASALSFMLRGLPRPVVLTGSQRPLGEIRTDARLNLIDSVLSALNGPREVTICFDSHLYRGNRTRKVKVAEYDAFESPNFPVLGTLGVDATFEPGLRPKGAFRLFERLDPRVFLLKVYPGLDPALPLALLPHLRGLVLEAYGAGNFPIDPSLGRSLRPLFAQARERGIPVVVVSQAYRNGVDLSLYESGVAALEEGAIGGGDMTPSAALVKLMQALGSHTSLEAVRRFIQTSVAGELTVGRPPSPAAEPRRRRRKPHTP